The Phycisphaeraceae bacterium genome includes a window with the following:
- a CDS encoding deoxyribodipyrimidine photo-lyase — MLSLVWFKRDLRTADHAPLSDALADGACIGLYAYEPSILNAPEQDACHLDFINHCLEELRHALASLNCPLLMLKGEMPELLDRLYEQVRIDRLLSYEETGLGVTYERDKRVARWTRQRGITWKEYPQHGVVRRLEHRDGWSRRWLERMRPDPLPEPKPGRPLPTSVMKALPDTTCLTPESLGLEPSTKSEAQPGGSQAGLTLLNSFLHERGRDYQQAMSSPLEGADACSRLSPHFAYGTLSIREAYHASNNRLQELKGKRGKASLWRSSVQSFSRRLRWQSHFIQKLEDEPDIEFRNINRTFDGLRNEDPDSWSTQGKERFDAWCRGQTGYPMIDACMRCLHTTGWINFRMRAMLMSFASYHLWLHWRPTAQYLARQFVDFEPGIHYSQAQMQSGVTGINTVRIYSPIKQAQDQDPKAIFIRRWIPELRELPDEYIHQPEACPLMIQAMSGCEIGRDYPQPIVEHKTAYRTAQSKIFQRRSSPGARQEAQRVYLKHGSRRRPHGTMY; from the coding sequence ATGCTCTCACTGGTCTGGTTCAAGCGAGACCTGCGCACGGCCGATCACGCCCCGCTCAGCGACGCACTCGCTGACGGCGCATGCATCGGCCTCTATGCCTACGAGCCGAGCATCCTGAACGCCCCGGAGCAGGACGCCTGCCATCTGGACTTCATCAATCACTGCCTCGAAGAACTCCGCCATGCTCTCGCGAGCCTCAACTGCCCCCTCTTGATGCTCAAAGGCGAGATGCCCGAACTCCTGGATCGACTCTATGAGCAAGTCCGCATTGACAGACTCTTGAGCTACGAAGAAACCGGACTCGGCGTGACCTACGAGAGAGATAAGCGTGTCGCGCGATGGACTCGACAACGTGGCATCACTTGGAAGGAGTACCCGCAGCATGGCGTGGTCAGGCGTCTCGAACACCGTGACGGCTGGTCGCGACGCTGGCTCGAACGCATGCGACCCGATCCCCTCCCGGAACCGAAGCCAGGCCGGCCCTTACCGACATCGGTGATGAAGGCTCTGCCAGACACGACATGCCTGACCCCGGAATCACTCGGCCTTGAACCCTCCACCAAAAGCGAGGCACAGCCGGGCGGAAGCCAGGCCGGCCTCACCCTGCTGAACTCGTTTCTCCACGAGCGCGGCCGCGACTACCAGCAGGCCATGTCCTCGCCACTGGAGGGTGCCGACGCCTGTAGCCGGCTCAGCCCTCACTTCGCCTACGGCACCCTCTCGATCCGGGAGGCCTACCACGCTTCCAACAACAGACTCCAGGAACTCAAGGGCAAGCGTGGCAAAGCCAGCCTCTGGCGTTCATCCGTCCAGAGTTTCTCCAGACGCCTCCGCTGGCAGAGCCACTTCATCCAGAAACTCGAGGACGAACCCGACATCGAGTTCCGGAACATCAACCGCACCTTCGACGGCCTCCGAAACGAAGACCCCGATTCATGGTCCACCCAGGGAAAAGAACGCTTCGACGCCTGGTGCCGTGGCCAGACCGGCTATCCCATGATCGACGCCTGCATGCGCTGCCTGCACACTACCGGATGGATCAACTTCAGAATGCGCGCCATGCTCATGAGCTTCGCCAGCTACCACCTCTGGCTCCACTGGCGCCCGACCGCCCAATACCTAGCTAGACAGTTTGTCGATTTCGAACCCGGGATTCATTACAGCCAGGCCCAGATGCAGTCCGGCGTAACGGGGATCAACACGGTCCGCATCTACTCGCCGATCAAACAAGCCCAAGACCAGGACCCCAAAGCCATCTTCATCAGACGATGGATACCCGAACTGCGCGAGCTGCCCGACGAGTACATTCATCAGCCGGAGGCCTGCCCGCTGATGATCCAAGCGATGTCCGGCTGCGAGATCGGCCGTGACTACCCGCAACCGATCGTCGAGCACAAGACCGCCTACCGAACAGCCCAGTCCAAAATCTTCCAGCGAAGATCCAGCCCGGGCGCCAGACAAGAAGCCCAACGCGTTTACCTCAAGCACGGTTCCCGCCGCCGCCCACATGGAACGATGTATTGA
- a CDS encoding DUF427 domain-containing protein: protein MSITPIKPGPGQESVWDYPRPPRLEPVTDRLRVVLAGRVIAESTGGYRVLETSHPPTYYIPPADVAEGVLEVIRKSSVCEWKGRARYFNVVVGARVAEAAAWSYPSPTGSFTAIRDYVSFYAEPMDACYVGDERVEPQTGNFYGGWVTGRVVGPFKGSPGTWHW, encoded by the coding sequence ATGAGCATCACGCCGATCAAGCCTGGACCGGGGCAGGAGTCTGTGTGGGATTATCCTCGCCCGCCGCGCCTCGAACCGGTGACCGATCGCCTGCGTGTCGTGCTGGCGGGTCGGGTGATCGCGGAATCGACGGGCGGCTACCGGGTTTTGGAGACGAGTCACCCGCCGACCTATTACATCCCGCCGGCGGATGTCGCGGAGGGCGTGCTGGAGGTGATCAGAAAGAGTTCCGTCTGCGAGTGGAAGGGGCGTGCGCGTTACTTCAATGTTGTGGTGGGCGCTCGGGTCGCCGAGGCGGCGGCCTGGTCGTATCCAAGTCCGACGGGGTCATTCACGGCGATCCGTGACTACGTTTCGTTCTATGCAGAGCCGATGGACGCCTGCTACGTCGGGGATGAACGCGTCGAGCCGCAGACCGGCAACTTTTATGGCGGCTGGGTGACCGGCAGGGTTGTGGGCCCGTTCAAGGGCTCACCCGGGACGTGGCACTGGTGA
- a CDS encoding methyltransferase domain-containing protein translates to MRTRVLEPERMDDPALPAAEHHHALAGLRRINAICMTHRRLLGLVRSLTRSRPGDSIRVLDLACGSGDAVRYMAGHAAATGLSWHITGLDRSAVVVDEARRLTPASLRDHVSFSVGDALDDLDAHAADIVTCSLFLHHLTDEDVVRLFRGVYKKARIGFAAQDLVRSRTGYWLARAGTRLLSRSHVVLHDGPQSVRAAWTVEEMRTLLETSGMGREHTAIMRIFPERMLIRWARHD, encoded by the coding sequence GTGAGAACCCGCGTCCTCGAGCCCGAGCGGATGGATGACCCGGCACTGCCGGCGGCCGAACATCACCACGCACTCGCCGGCCTCCGCCGCATCAACGCGATCTGCATGACCCACCGGCGACTACTCGGCTTGGTCAGGAGTCTGACACGCAGCAGACCGGGCGACAGCATCCGTGTGCTCGACCTGGCCTGCGGGTCCGGCGATGCCGTGCGCTACATGGCTGGGCACGCCGCAGCAACGGGGCTGAGCTGGCACATCACCGGGCTCGACCGCAGCGCCGTCGTCGTAGACGAAGCCCGAAGACTCACCCCCGCATCACTTAGAGATCACGTGAGCTTCTCCGTAGGTGATGCACTCGATGATCTCGATGCTCATGCGGCGGACATCGTGACCTGCAGCCTGTTCCTGCATCACCTGACCGACGAGGATGTGGTGCGACTCTTCCGGGGGGTTTATAAGAAGGCACGCATCGGCTTCGCGGCCCAGGATCTGGTACGAAGCAGAACGGGGTACTGGCTGGCCAGAGCGGGCACAAGGCTTCTGAGCCGGTCTCACGTGGTTCTTCACGACGGCCCGCAGTCCGTACGCGCCGCCTGGACAGTTGAGGAGATGCGGACCCTGCTCGAGACCTCCGGGATGGGCCGTGAACACACGGCTATTATGAGAATCTTCCCCGAGCGCATGCTGATCAGGTGGGCGCGTCATGACTGA
- a CDS encoding DASH family cryptochrome, translating into MAGGHEPTRTLVWFRRQLRVDDQPLLAGMTGPVAGVWILDPRELLAEDPLGFPRCCGRRLRFILESVDALRASLRRLGSELMIRMGEPEVVLPDLVAGLGVTRVRLVREPGTEERAIERALLKRLNVQHPECDQNILDPECLYELDDVFEHARDLPEVFSNWRRQVEKRMQLGHPVEAPSRLETLSHELEPGALPSLTELGVEEPGDDDRVVMVFRGGEPAAFERLRSWVFDRDCLRSYKETRNGLLGADYSSKLSPWLALGCISSRRVAEQTLVYEDQRVANDSTYWLRFELHWREYFRLYLLKHGRLLFHADGPQGRELDWGRNRETFDAWCRGRTGVDFVDANMIELASTGFMSNRGRQNVASFLAKNLGIDWRWGARWFESRLVDYCPAANWGNWAYAAGVGADPRGFRGFDVIGQAQRYDPGGEYSRLWLRGLDRPRPIVDPRRSLADAEERWHPAERKRRASGR; encoded by the coding sequence ATGGCTGGCGGGCACGAGCCAACGCGTACACTGGTCTGGTTTAGGCGGCAGCTGCGCGTGGATGATCAGCCGCTGCTCGCGGGGATGACCGGCCCTGTCGCTGGTGTTTGGATTCTTGATCCCAGAGAGCTTCTTGCTGAGGACCCGTTGGGTTTCCCGCGGTGCTGCGGTCGACGGCTGCGGTTCATCCTGGAGTCTGTTGATGCGCTGCGTGCGTCGCTTCGTCGGCTTGGCAGCGAGCTGATGATCCGAATGGGCGAACCGGAAGTTGTCCTGCCAGACCTGGTCGCCGGGCTCGGTGTTACGCGGGTCCGCTTGGTCCGCGAACCCGGCACGGAAGAGCGTGCGATCGAGAGAGCGCTGCTCAAAAGGCTGAATGTGCAGCATCCAGAATGTGATCAGAATATTCTTGACCCAGAGTGCCTTTACGAACTTGACGATGTCTTCGAGCACGCGCGTGACCTGCCAGAGGTGTTCAGTAACTGGCGACGGCAGGTTGAGAAGAGAATGCAGCTCGGCCATCCGGTGGAAGCCCCGAGTCGTCTCGAGACCCTGTCTCACGAGTTGGAGCCGGGAGCGTTGCCGAGTCTGACAGAGCTTGGTGTGGAGGAGCCTGGGGATGATGATCGTGTGGTCATGGTGTTCCGGGGCGGTGAGCCGGCGGCGTTCGAGCGGCTGCGGTCGTGGGTGTTCGATCGGGATTGCCTGCGGTCGTACAAGGAGACGCGCAACGGGTTACTCGGCGCGGACTACTCCTCGAAGCTGTCGCCTTGGCTGGCTCTGGGCTGCATCTCGTCGCGGCGTGTCGCAGAACAGACTCTGGTTTATGAGGACCAGCGGGTCGCCAACGACTCGACGTACTGGCTGAGGTTTGAGCTTCACTGGCGGGAGTACTTTCGCCTCTACCTCCTAAAGCATGGCCGGTTGCTGTTTCACGCCGACGGGCCGCAGGGCCGCGAGCTTGACTGGGGTAGGAACAGGGAAACCTTCGACGCCTGGTGCCGAGGTCGGACGGGTGTTGATTTTGTCGATGCGAACATGATCGAGCTGGCTAGCACCGGGTTCATGAGCAATCGGGGGAGGCAGAACGTTGCGAGTTTTCTGGCCAAGAACCTCGGGATCGACTGGCGGTGGGGCGCACGCTGGTTTGAGTCGCGGCTTGTTGACTACTGCCCGGCGGCGAACTGGGGCAACTGGGCCTATGCGGCGGGCGTCGGGGCTGACCCCCGTGGTTTCCGTGGTTTTGACGTCATCGGGCAGGCTCAGCGCTACGACCCGGGCGGGGAGTACTCGCGGCTGTGGCTGCGGGGCCTTGATCGTCCGCGGCCGATTGTTGATCCGAGGCGGTCGCTTGCTGACGCTGAGGAGCGGTGGCATCCGGCTGAGCGGAAGCGTAGGGCGAGTGGGCGTTAG
- a CDS encoding DDE-type integrase/transposase/recombinase — MKAGVQISRASVLRILEEERRPHPPACTSSNESDRTAPEHFQPPGPDHIWHMDLTVLKVLWLRLEVAGIMDGFSRKILTLRVSNSTPNTNQLLALIDEVSGQAGLLRYFVTDRGGQFQRRFRNELKNRGIEHARGRARTWQFNAKIERLFWSLKSWWRVSLIVPRVEAIQARLDAYVTWHNRFRPHAALGIRTPVEAFMGSSVAEPLRYAEAGEIEPVIRVERRNVRGDPRLLFPDIRVRPKLDFVA; from the coding sequence ATGAAGGCCGGGGTTCAGATCAGCAGGGCCTCAGTTCTGCGGATTCTTGAGGAAGAGCGACGGCCTCATCCACCAGCTTGTACGTCCTCAAATGAGTCAGATCGAACTGCGCCCGAGCACTTCCAGCCACCGGGGCCGGATCATATCTGGCACATGGATCTAACCGTTCTGAAGGTGCTGTGGCTGCGACTTGAGGTTGCGGGCATCATGGACGGGTTCAGTCGGAAGATCCTGACCCTAAGAGTCTCCAACTCAACTCCGAACACGAATCAGCTGTTGGCTCTAATCGACGAAGTATCGGGGCAAGCGGGCTTGCTCCGATACTTCGTCACCGACCGAGGGGGACAGTTCCAGAGGCGGTTCAGGAATGAACTCAAGAACCGGGGCATTGAGCACGCCCGCGGCAGGGCTCGGACCTGGCAGTTCAATGCCAAGATCGAGAGGCTGTTCTGGAGCCTGAAGAGCTGGTGGCGTGTATCTCTGATTGTGCCGAGGGTCGAGGCGATCCAGGCGCGCCTCGATGCCTACGTCACCTGGCACAACCGCTTTCGGCCACATGCAGCGCTAGGTATCAGGACGCCTGTCGAAGCCTTCATGGGATCATCAGTTGCCGAACCGCTTCGCTACGCGGAAGCGGGCGAGATCGAACCCGTGATCAGGGTCGAAAGACGAAACGTCCGCGGTGACCCCAGATTGCTCTTCCCAGACATCCGAGTGCGACCTAAACTGGATTTCGTGGCTTGA
- a CDS encoding FAD-dependent oxidoreductase, translating into MSHIAIVGAGMAGTTAARLLVEAGQRVTLFDKGTRPGGRMSTRELDDVSFDHGAQYITARTPSFTQALASWRQAGVIALWEARSMDWDGDLHPSDQKKTRWVGTPAMATILNHLQIGLDVEYGRAVDRIMKTDAGWSVRLDDGETRAGFSCLLISIPVEQTRRLLSDSGLSQTIDLGELHSQPCWTLLLSYEHSLALDFDAVRLTGHSCLGWLANNSSKLMRPSKGPECWVIQATEAWSRAHLEQTREQAAEQLQSTFEHFVSGFDHPLPEPLSSKAHRWRYAHIDRPAGQDRLTDTDLKLVVCGDWLRGRRVEDAYLSGASAADAALEMLGP; encoded by the coding sequence ATGAGCCATATCGCAATAGTAGGAGCAGGGATGGCTGGGACGACCGCCGCACGCCTGCTTGTTGAGGCTGGCCAGCGGGTCACGCTCTTCGACAAGGGCACCAGACCGGGCGGCCGTATGTCCACGCGCGAGCTGGATGACGTCAGCTTCGATCACGGCGCGCAGTACATCACGGCGAGAACGCCATCCTTCACGCAGGCGCTGGCGTCGTGGCGTCAGGCCGGCGTTATCGCCCTTTGGGAAGCCCGATCGATGGATTGGGACGGCGACCTTCACCCCTCCGACCAGAAGAAGACACGCTGGGTCGGCACGCCCGCGATGGCCACGATCCTTAACCACCTGCAGATCGGTCTCGATGTTGAGTATGGCCGTGCTGTGGACAGGATCATGAAAACCGACGCCGGCTGGAGCGTGCGACTCGACGACGGCGAGACGCGTGCCGGTTTCTCCTGCCTGCTGATATCGATCCCCGTCGAGCAGACCCGCCGGCTGCTGTCCGACTCCGGTCTCTCGCAGACCATCGACCTGGGCGAGTTGCACAGCCAACCCTGCTGGACCCTGTTGCTCTCCTACGAGCATAGCCTGGCTCTCGACTTCGACGCCGTGAGACTGACCGGCCACTCTTGTCTTGGCTGGCTGGCCAACAACTCCTCAAAGCTTATGAGGCCCTCCAAGGGCCCGGAGTGCTGGGTCATTCAGGCTACCGAGGCATGGAGCAGAGCCCACCTCGAACAAACCAGGGAACAAGCCGCCGAGCAGCTCCAGTCTACCTTTGAGCATTTCGTGAGCGGTTTCGATCACCCGCTGCCCGAGCCTCTATCAAGCAAGGCTCATCGCTGGCGCTACGCGCACATCGATCGGCCCGCCGGACAGGACCGGCTGACGGACACCGACCTGAAACTCGTAGTCTGTGGGGACTGGCTGCGCGGCCGACGTGTCGAGGATGCCTACCTCAGCGGGGCCTCCGCCGCAGATGCCGCCCTCGAGATGCTCGGCCCATGA
- a CDS encoding sialate O-acetylesterase: MDLMTRCFIPLLFLIHALNPLHADVRLPAIISDHMVLQRDRPLPIWGEADPGERVTVSVTDQTHVAVADDDGQWMIHLDPLPATTAIGNPLAMRIVGRNKIELRDILVGEVWLCSGQSNMEFRLEKAQGGATEIQKPGDPHLRLFHVERQQSFSPVFSVEGAWQPGQPETVREFSAVAYFFATKLRTGLDVPVGIILSAWGGTPAEAWTTREVILSNNETRPIVERWDMATATFDQQVADWERSIAEWEAARAADPNTVSEKPRKPSFGRPDHPHRPSGLFYGMIEPLMPFGIRGVAWYQGETNRGRAYQYRWQLTQLINDWRSHWGQGDFPFLIVQLPGYGPAQTDASEPSAWSELRESQLLTFQQVMNTGLAVTIDVGEEDDIHPRDKKTVGYRLALSVLHDVYGLKVVPNGPLVKDVQVMGSQAVITFGSVGSGLTTRDDEPLRGFAVAPADGGFVWAEAEIQQDRVVLRSPEGFEIDAIRYAWADNPDRANLINQEGLPASPFRTDHRAGLTDQIR; this comes from the coding sequence ATGGACCTGATGACCCGATGCTTCATACCCCTGCTCTTCCTGATTCACGCGTTGAACCCTCTGCACGCCGACGTACGGCTGCCAGCGATCATCAGTGATCACATGGTGTTGCAGCGGGATCGTCCGCTGCCGATCTGGGGTGAGGCTGACCCGGGTGAGCGCGTCACCGTCAGCGTCACAGATCAGACGCACGTAGCCGTCGCGGATGATGATGGGCAATGGATGATCCATCTGGATCCTCTGCCAGCGACTACGGCGATCGGCAACCCTCTCGCCATGCGCATTGTGGGGCGTAACAAGATCGAGCTGCGGGATATTCTTGTCGGGGAGGTATGGCTGTGCTCCGGACAGTCGAACATGGAGTTCCGGCTTGAGAAGGCACAAGGAGGAGCAACCGAGATTCAAAAGCCCGGAGATCCACATCTGAGGCTGTTCCATGTTGAACGCCAACAGTCCTTCTCGCCGGTCTTTTCTGTTGAGGGTGCGTGGCAGCCGGGCCAGCCAGAGACGGTGCGTGAGTTTAGTGCGGTCGCGTACTTCTTTGCCACCAAGTTGCGTACGGGGCTTGATGTACCGGTTGGGATCATCCTGTCGGCCTGGGGCGGTACGCCTGCCGAGGCCTGGACCACACGTGAGGTCATACTATCGAATAATGAAACGCGGCCGATCGTAGAGCGATGGGATATGGCTACGGCGACATTCGATCAACAAGTCGCCGATTGGGAGCGTTCGATCGCTGAGTGGGAGGCGGCGCGGGCGGCTGATCCAAACACAGTATCTGAGAAACCCAGGAAGCCGTCGTTCGGGCGTCCGGATCATCCACATCGCCCATCGGGCCTGTTCTACGGCATGATTGAACCCTTGATGCCTTTCGGTATCCGAGGCGTTGCCTGGTATCAGGGCGAGACGAACCGCGGACGTGCCTACCAGTATCGCTGGCAGTTGACGCAGCTCATCAACGATTGGCGCTCCCACTGGGGACAGGGCGATTTCCCATTCCTGATTGTTCAGTTGCCCGGGTACGGCCCCGCTCAGACTGACGCGTCAGAACCCAGTGCCTGGTCTGAGCTGCGTGAAAGTCAGCTACTGACATTTCAGCAGGTAATGAATACAGGTCTTGCTGTCACAATCGATGTTGGCGAGGAGGACGATATTCACCCGCGTGACAAGAAGACTGTTGGTTACCGGCTCGCCCTCTCAGTACTGCACGACGTCTATGGACTCAAGGTCGTGCCCAATGGTCCACTGGTTAAGGATGTGCAGGTAATGGGGAGTCAAGCCGTCATCACGTTCGGCAGTGTTGGGTCCGGACTCACCACGCGCGACGATGAGCCGTTAAGGGGTTTCGCGGTCGCACCCGCAGACGGAGGCTTTGTTTGGGCAGAGGCTGAAATTCAGCAGGACCGCGTAGTCTTGCGATCGCCGGAGGGGTTTGAGATCGACGCCATACGTTATGCGTGGGCAGATAACCCTGATCGCGCGAATCTGATCAATCAGGAGGGGTTACCAGCGTCCCCGTTCCGCACGGACCATCGTGCGGGGCTAACCGATCAAATCCGCTGA
- a CDS encoding polyphosphate kinase 2 family protein — translation MKTDFYRVMPGSKLDLNGLPTADDGGIDKDMARDRFAELRQRLIEKQELLYADGRFGVLVVFQAMDAGGKDSTIRKVIGPLNPAGVRVTSFKAPSDEELRHDFLWRIHANAPRRGNIAVFNRSHYEDVLIARVKDLVPPKVWQQRYDHINAFERLLYDEGTRVVKFYLHISKGYQKQRLQLRLDDPNKHWKFEPADLKERARWSDYRVAFEDAMSRCSTERAPWYVVPAERRWFRNLLVAQVLVDTLDALDLRTPKPAFDPTTVDIPD, via the coding sequence ATGAAGACGGACTTCTATCGTGTCATGCCGGGCTCGAAGCTCGACCTCAATGGCCTTCCTACTGCTGATGATGGCGGTATCGATAAGGATATGGCACGTGATCGCTTCGCAGAGCTAAGGCAAAGGCTAATCGAGAAGCAAGAGCTGCTGTATGCCGATGGGCGTTTTGGCGTCCTCGTCGTGTTTCAGGCCATGGATGCTGGCGGCAAGGACAGCACGATCCGTAAGGTGATCGGACCGCTTAACCCGGCAGGCGTACGGGTCACGAGTTTTAAAGCTCCCAGCGACGAAGAGCTTCGACACGACTTTCTCTGGCGCATTCATGCCAACGCACCAAGACGCGGCAACATCGCCGTATTCAACCGGTCTCACTACGAGGACGTGCTGATTGCGCGGGTCAAAGATCTGGTGCCTCCAAAGGTCTGGCAGCAACGGTATGACCACATCAATGCCTTCGAACGACTGCTTTACGACGAAGGCACACGGGTTGTGAAGTTTTACCTCCATATCTCCAAGGGCTACCAGAAGCAGCGGCTTCAGCTAAGGCTTGATGATCCGAACAAGCACTGGAAGTTTGAGCCGGCTGATCTTAAAGAACGTGCCCGATGGTCTGACTATCGGGTGGCCTTCGAGGATGCGATGTCGCGTTGCTCAACGGAGCGGGCACCGTGGTACGTTGTACCGGCTGAGCGGCGCTGGTTTCGTAACCTGCTCGTGGCACAAGTCCTCGTCGATACGCTGGATGCGTTGGATCTGCGGACGCCCAAGCCGGCTTTCGATCCCACGACCGTTGATATTCCGGATTAG
- a CDS encoding type III polyketide synthase has translation MTIIHDSGRRAVDPTRAHAKEQTPKDRGTRVLGLGTALPAHRLSREMALRFALDRLPDRQADLSWIARRYDRSGVDARFTCLSPEAAAASEFDLPSIEEFFQRASSPADKGPSTAERMALYERCAPPLIERAVSSAIASAGLDAHEITHLITTTCTGFFSPGLDHLLIDRLGLHESVQRVQVGFMGCHAAINGLGVAEALASREAGARVVLACVELCSLHFQYDACREQVVANALFGDGAAAAVVGQPGEQRVGTASDHVSIRILGRWSHVLPGTREAMSWRVTDHGFRMTLKPEVPGLLQGCLHEGLLDRWLAVHGLNRKEVSGWAVHPGGPRVLDAVEGALSLPSEALSVSREILLSHGNMSSPTILFILRALMASGVRGHTVLMAFGPGLTLELALVHIEG, from the coding sequence ATGACCATCATTCACGACAGCGGGCGTCGCGCCGTTGATCCCACGCGGGCTCACGCCAAAGAACAGACACCAAAGGATCGGGGCACCAGGGTTCTCGGTTTGGGTACGGCTCTACCCGCGCATCGGCTCTCTCGCGAGATGGCGCTGCGCTTCGCACTCGACCGTCTTCCCGACCGGCAAGCTGACCTGAGCTGGATTGCGCGCCGATACGACCGGAGCGGGGTCGATGCCCGCTTCACGTGTCTATCGCCCGAGGCTGCTGCGGCATCTGAGTTTGATCTGCCCTCGATCGAGGAGTTCTTCCAGAGGGCATCAAGCCCCGCTGACAAAGGGCCGAGCACCGCAGAGCGTATGGCGCTCTACGAACGCTGCGCGCCACCTCTGATTGAGCGGGCAGTCTCCAGCGCTATTGCCTCAGCGGGTCTGGATGCTCACGAGATCACGCATCTGATCACCACGACCTGCACCGGCTTCTTCTCGCCCGGGCTTGATCATCTCCTGATCGATCGGCTCGGTCTGCACGAATCGGTGCAGCGAGTTCAGGTCGGCTTTATGGGTTGTCACGCGGCGATCAACGGACTTGGCGTCGCCGAGGCCCTTGCCAGCAGGGAAGCCGGCGCCCGTGTGGTGCTCGCCTGTGTTGAGCTGTGCTCACTGCACTTCCAGTACGACGCGTGTCGCGAGCAGGTGGTGGCCAACGCGCTGTTCGGCGATGGAGCCGCCGCCGCCGTGGTCGGGCAGCCCGGAGAACAACGAGTCGGGACGGCATCTGATCACGTCAGTATCCGGATTTTGGGTCGCTGGAGTCATGTCCTGCCGGGAACCCGTGAAGCGATGTCCTGGCGGGTGACCGACCACGGGTTCAGGATGACGCTCAAGCCCGAGGTGCCCGGGCTCCTCCAGGGCTGCCTCCATGAAGGCCTTCTGGATCGTTGGTTGGCTGTCCATGGGCTGAACCGCAAGGAGGTCTCGGGCTGGGCGGTTCATCCGGGTGGACCCAGAGTTCTGGATGCTGTTGAAGGCGCGCTATCACTGCCATCCGAGGCGTTGTCCGTCAGCCGCGAGATCCTCTTATCCCACGGCAACATGAGTTCACCCACCATCCTCTTCATCCTCCGGGCCCTCATGGCGTCGGGCGTTCGAGGTCATACCGTGCTGATGGCCTTCGGGCCGGGCCTGACCCTTGAGCTGGCCCTGGTGCACATCGAGGGCTAG
- a CDS encoding NAD(P)/FAD-dependent oxidoreductase, translating into MTDTYDVVVAGAGPAGSLAALLLARAGMSVLLAEKSAWPRDKVCGGCLNARGVDLLQSESLDLPSLKNQQSYDSMRLVGFGSVVDLPLTQGRIIDRRVFDAELVDASIREGVHFLPEHRVALFDGDNRDDGLRIMLKAGANTRVVSTGYMIDATGVGQQTTPTSWVQDRRCLVGVSATVLRSDWPAEVPAPGQMVMAVRPEGYVGVVLLGDDRVHAAAAIRPSVIQRRRSGVAAVVADMLMASPTQADSDSLTRMIWKGTGLLNRHASPAASHRWFRVGDAAGYREPFTGEGITRALESARHLAQLLLSEKDTPAQEQIWNRWCFHRYQRQWPCRLVSDLIANPIAARVSLALLSRLPVLAQPILRSIQADVPRGVS; encoded by the coding sequence ATGACTGACACTTACGATGTTGTGGTCGCGGGGGCCGGGCCGGCGGGATCGCTGGCCGCTCTCCTCCTCGCGCGAGCAGGGATGTCCGTCCTGCTGGCAGAGAAATCAGCCTGGCCGAGAGATAAGGTCTGCGGCGGGTGTCTTAACGCGCGCGGCGTCGATCTGCTCCAGAGCGAAAGCCTGGATCTGCCCAGCCTCAAGAACCAGCAGTCGTACGACTCGATGCGTCTCGTAGGCTTCGGCAGCGTTGTCGATCTCCCCCTGACACAAGGCCGGATCATCGATCGGCGGGTGTTTGATGCTGAGCTGGTCGACGCCTCGATCCGGGAGGGCGTCCACTTCTTGCCCGAGCACCGGGTTGCTCTGTTCGATGGCGACAACAGGGACGACGGGCTTCGGATCATGCTCAAGGCTGGCGCGAACACGCGTGTTGTGAGCACTGGTTACATGATCGACGCCACCGGGGTCGGTCAACAGACGACTCCAACCAGCTGGGTCCAGGACCGGCGGTGTCTCGTGGGTGTTTCGGCCACCGTGCTCAGGTCCGACTGGCCCGCCGAAGTACCCGCGCCAGGACAGATGGTCATGGCGGTCCGACCCGAGGGCTATGTCGGCGTGGTTTTGCTGGGCGATGATCGTGTCCATGCGGCCGCGGCGATCCGCCCGTCGGTCATTCAGCGGCGGCGCTCCGGGGTCGCCGCCGTGGTGGCGGACATGCTGATGGCGTCACCGACCCAAGCCGACAGCGATTCCCTGACCAGGATGATCTGGAAAGGCACGGGCTTGCTCAACCGGCACGCGTCGCCAGCCGCATCGCATCGCTGGTTTCGTGTCGGGGATGCCGCGGGCTACCGTGAACCGTTTACCGGCGAGGGAATCACGCGTGCGCTCGAGAGCGCCAGGCATCTGGCGCAGCTGCTGCTCTCCGAGAAGGACACACCGGCCCAAGAGCAGATCTGGAACCGCTGGTGTTTTCATCGTTATCAGCGGCAGTGGCCCTGCCGTCTGGTCTCGGACCTGATCGCCAATCCCATCGCCGCGCGTGTCAGCCTGGCGTTGCTCTCGCGGTTACCGGTGCTGGCACAGCCAATCTTACGATCCATTCAAGCCGATGTACCAAGAGGTGTCTCATGA